A part of Desulfobacter sp. genomic DNA contains:
- a CDS encoding MmgE/PrpD family protein, with protein MTTNASDSCAQAPTRVLADFCAGVRYWALPETVVHKAKLCILDYLANIYGSLSLGAVQQTAGYIRSLGSRGRSRVLGLDFTTDIHHAAFINGTSAEAIEAQDGVRFGGNHPGVAVIPAAFALAEDRGLSGKQIIEAIVAGYEAANRVSAAMHPWHTLGGFLPTGTCGALGAAAAAGRLMDLDGVAMAAALGNAGYVLPVSTAETLMGGYTVKIVQGGQGASCGLMAAGLAERGVTGAPYILEGSHLNGGFTKITTAADPDLNKLTANLGEPYSMEDVYFKPYTACRHTHGAAQAALGLRREHGLAVEQIESVRVFTYGIAELAVGKPVAAAEDQPPSFVSAQFSIPWVVAACLADGELGPAQVTENRLEDRALLEFSNKIQVATDEALNAVYPEKTATRVEIRLQDGSTFDRQVDIPKGDPRDPMTQDDIIQKIMKFCPQASPKAVNHTAETILSIENMADIRPLAAAMDAIYTRPQP; from the coding sequence ATGACTACAAACGCATCCGATAGCTGCGCCCAGGCCCCCACCCGGGTGCTGGCCGATTTCTGCGCCGGCGTCCGGTACTGGGCCCTGCCCGAAACCGTGGTCCACAAAGCCAAGCTCTGTATTCTGGACTATCTGGCCAATATCTACGGGTCCCTGAGCCTGGGGGCGGTCCAGCAGACCGCCGGATATATCCGGAGCCTGGGCAGCCGGGGCCGGTCCAGGGTTTTAGGATTGGATTTTACAACGGACATCCACCATGCTGCCTTTATCAACGGCACATCCGCCGAGGCCATAGAGGCCCAGGACGGGGTGAGGTTCGGCGGGAACCATCCCGGGGTCGCGGTCATCCCTGCGGCTTTCGCCCTGGCCGAAGACCGGGGCCTTTCAGGCAAGCAGATCATCGAAGCCATTGTGGCGGGGTACGAGGCGGCCAACCGGGTGTCGGCGGCCATGCATCCCTGGCACACCCTGGGCGGTTTTTTGCCCACAGGGACCTGTGGGGCCCTGGGCGCGGCTGCCGCCGCAGGGCGGCTGATGGACCTGGACGGGGTCGCCATGGCCGCCGCCCTGGGCAATGCCGGGTATGTCCTGCCCGTATCCACGGCGGAAACCCTCATGGGCGGGTATACAGTCAAAATCGTCCAGGGGGGGCAGGGGGCATCCTGCGGCCTTATGGCGGCGGGGCTGGCCGAACGGGGGGTGACCGGTGCCCCCTATATTCTGGAGGGTTCCCACCTCAACGGCGGGTTCACCAAAATCACCACGGCGGCGGATCCCGACCTTAACAAACTTACGGCCAACCTGGGGGAACCCTATTCCATGGAAGATGTCTATTTCAAACCCTATACAGCCTGCCGCCACACCCACGGGGCCGCCCAGGCCGCCCTGGGCCTGCGCCGGGAACACGGACTGGCTGTAGAGCAGATTGAATCGGTCCGGGTCTTCACCTACGGGATTGCCGAGCTGGCCGTGGGCAAACCCGTTGCAGCGGCCGAAGATCAGCCGCCTTCCTTTGTGTCTGCCCAGTTTTCCATCCCATGGGTGGTGGCCGCCTGCCTGGCCGACGGCGAACTGGGCCCGGCCCAGGTCACGGAGAACCGGCTTGAGGACAGGGCGCTTCTGGAATTCTCAAATAAGATCCAGGTGGCCACCGACGAAGCACTCAATGCCGTCTATCCGGAAAAAACCGCCACACGGGTGGAGATCCGTCTGCAGGACGGCAGCACATTTGACCGGCAGGTGGACATCCCCAAGGGGGACCCCAGGGATCCCATGACCCAGGATGACATCATTCAAAAAATAATGAAATTCTGTCCCCAGGCTTCCCCGAAGGCGGTGAACCATACCGCCGAAACCATACTCAGCATAGAAAATATGGCGGATATCCGCCCCCTGGCTGCGGCCATGGATGCGATCTATACCCGTCCCCAACCATAA